In the genome of Poecilia reticulata strain Guanapo linkage group LG16, Guppy_female_1.0+MT, whole genome shotgun sequence, one region contains:
- the s100a1 gene encoding protein S100-A1, which yields MRGKLSSRRLFSQELFASLFKTAKMSSTLQGAMEDLIKVFYRYSGNEGDKYKLNKKEMKKMLQEELSEFLNGSNDPAMVEKIMTGLDDNKDGEVDFQEFVVLVAALTVACNEFFVDCLKENKGSV from the exons ATGAGAGGAAAACTCAGCAGCAGAAGACTCTTCAGTCAGGAACTATTTGCATCACTATTCAA GACTGcaaaaatgtcttccactttGCAAGGAGCCATGGAAGACCTTATCAAGGTCTTTTACCGCTACTCAGGAAATGAAGGTGACAAGTACAAGCTGAACAAGAAGGAGATGAAGAAGATGCTCCAGGAGGAACTCTCAGAATTCCTGAAT ggTTCAAATGATCCCGCTATGGTTGAGAAGATTATGACTGGCCTAGATGACAACAAAGATGGTGAAGTGGACTTCCAGGAGTTTGTGGTTTTGGTCGCTGCGCTGACTGTGGCTTGCAACGAGTTCTTTGTGGATTGTCTTAAAGAGAACAAGGGCTCAGTCTAA